In Torulaspora delbrueckii CBS 1146 chromosome 1, complete genome, one genomic interval encodes:
- the RVS167 gene encoding amphiphysin (similar to Saccharomyces cerevisiae RVS167 (YDR388W); ancestral locus Anc_5.470), with product MSFKGFTKAVARAPQSFRQKFNMGEQVEDPVYEDAERRFKELETEVKKLSDESKRYSGAVNGMLTHQIGFAKAMEEIFKPISGKMSDPNAAVPEDNPEGIEACEQYRAIVAELQEVLKPDLKLIDEKIILPCADLLKTIGCIRKMATKRNHKKLDLDRRYNNYKKYESKDNPNPKDEERMFKAQAEMEAAQQEYDYYNEMLKTQLPVLFGLEAQFVQPLFVSFYFMQLNIFYTLYNRFQEMKIPYFDLTTDILEAFQFKRGNVEEQCDALTITRFKLGYSKAKLEMTRKRYGSQSPTSTGGPSQTGYPASPTSPTAYNAAPGAYGAGAPGAFGAGVPGAGVPGAGVPGAGAYGAAAGAVAGAGAYGAAAPGAYGMQSPTATGFQQSPTTAGSYGQSAPPPAYSMSTATTAPPAANTVTALYDYQAQAPGDLSFTAGAVIEVVQRTDDPNEWWTGRYNGQQGVFPGNYVQVNKN from the coding sequence ATGAGTTTCAAAGGGTTTACAAAGGCTGTGGCGAGAGCGCCTCAGTCATTTCGTCAGAAGTTTAACATGGGAGAGCAGGTTGAGGATCCGGTGTATGAAGATGCAGAGCGTCGGTTTAAGGAGTTGGAAACTGAAGTTAAGAAGCTGAGTGATGAGTCAAAGAGGTATTCCGGTGCGGTTAATGGCATGCTAACACATCAAATCGGGTTTGCTAAGGCAATGGAGGAGATTTTCAAGCCCATAAGCGGTAAGATGAGTGACCCTAACGCTGCGGTTCCTGAGGATAATCCGGAAGGTATAGAAGCGTGTGAGCAGTATCGGGCTATTGTGGCAGAATTGCAAGAGGTTTTGAAACCTGATTTaaaattgatcgatgaaaagattataCTGCCTTGTGCCGATTTGCTAAAGACCATTGGGTGCATTCGTAAGATGGCTACTAAGAGAAACCATAAGAAACTAGATCTAGACAGACGCTACAACAATTATAAGAAGTACGAGAGTAAGGATAATCCAAACCCTAAGGATGAGGAGAGAATGTTCAAGGCTCAGGCGGAGATGGAAGCAGCACAACAAGAGTACGATTACTATAACGAGATGTTGAAAACACAATTACCAGTACTTTTCGGCCTTGAAGCTCAGTTCGTGCAACCACtctttgtctctttctACTTCATGCAACTAAACATTTTTTACACACTTTACAACAGATTCCAGGAGATGAAGATACCCTATTTTGATTTGACCACCGACATCCTGGAAGCGTTCCAGTTCAAGAGAGGTAATGTCGAGGAACAATGTGATGCCCTAACCATCACGCGGTTCAAGTTGGGATATTCTAAGGCTAAGCTAGAGATGACCAGAAAGCGTTATGGATCCCAATCACCAACTTCCACGGGCGGACCTTCTCAAACTGGGTACCCTGCTAGTCCAACTTCACCTACTGCTTATAATGCTGCTCCTGGTGCATATGGCGCCGGTGCCCCCGGTGCATTTGGCGCTGGTGTTCCTGGCGCGGGTGTTCCTGGTGCTGGTGTTCCTGGCGCCGGTGCATATGGTGCGGCAGCTGGTGCTGTCGCCGGTGCTGGTGCATACGGTGCTGCAGCTCCCGGGGCATACGGCATGCAGTCACCCACAGCTACCGGATTCCAACAATCCCCAACAACAGCGGGCTCCTACGGCCAGTCAGCTCCGCCACCTGCCTACTCTATGTCTACCGCAACCACCGCTCCACCAGCGGCCAACACGGTCACTGCTCTCTACGACTACCAGGCGCAGGCCCCAGGTGACCTTTCCTTTACTGCCGGTGCTGTCATCGAAGTGGTTCAACGGACAGACGATCCCAACGAATGGTGGACCGGTCGCTACAATGGCCAACAGGGTGTCTTCCCGGGCAACTACGTCCAAGTGAACAAGAACTAA
- the MUS81 gene encoding Mus81p (similar to Saccharomyces cerevisiae MUS81 (YDR386W); ancestral locus Anc_5.468), with amino-acid sequence MSLPSDLKHLYAQWLEEFTAVLNPRQDQLASTYDKARRNLLDAESVIYYPQDLKKIKGIGDTIMRRLEKRLQQHCSELGVPVPVRPTASELQRGLKRTTTALRSKSAEGTTENVNQSGPAKKRQRKYIPKKRSGGYGILLALLQANAVTRGISKDSIVEIGQRYCDSSMGPNFMTKELRGAWSAVKSLIKHELVVEQGRPKIYFLTEEGQQLAKTLKLADKIVFENENEGGTEGFECNRVVDSEVTANLHQLLGIEGNTTVSRPEDASSSLINVTFQDPNATPVNKQSRISRSRTLAISTPVSRTIAGVRRAYSIEKPQNGESTLKRRFDGISYEVWHKGTYEVYPIIDHREVKSHQNRDFFAKALELKGIKCEIRQLALGDIVWIAKNTKTGTECILNTIIERKRLDDLAISIRDNRFMEQKNRLEKSGCKNKYYLIEETMARTMEGMTEALKTALWVILVYYRFSMIRTVNADETVEKLYALHTVINREYLEKNLVVIYPNDLRNQDDFLKVLEKFRLEFEKDHTIECCHTYPCFQEIMGKGEMSTVGELTIRILMYINGVSIEKAVAIQSRFPTLNHILTAYNECETEEEAKLLMFSKLGDAPGTKKITKGLSEKIADVFSKF; translated from the coding sequence ATGTCACTGCCTTCTGATCTGAAACATCTATATGCCCAATGGTTAGAGGAATTCACTGCCGTGCTTAATCCCCGGCAGGATCAGCTAGCTTCGACATACGATAAGGCAAGAAGGAACTTACTCGACGCGGAATCAGTCATATACTACCCTCAGGacctgaagaagattaaAGGGATTGGTGACACCATCATGAGAAGGTTGGAGAAGAGGTTGCAACAGCATTGTAGCGAATTAGGAGTACCGGTCCCAGTACGACCCACGGCTAGTGAGTTACAAAGGGGATTAAAGAGGACTACTACAGCATTGCGTTCAAAGAGTGCTGAAGGTACTACAGAGAATGTCAATCAGAGTGGCCCGGCAAAAAAGAGGCAACGTAAATACATCCCAAAGAAGCGATCTGGCGGTTATGGTATTCTCTTGGCCTTATTGCAAGCAAACGCAGTTACAAGAGGTATCAGCAAGGACAGCATAGTCGAAATTGGGCAGCGCTATTGTGATAGCAGTATGGGACCGAACTTTATGACGAAGGAATTGAGAGGGGCCTGGTCGGCTGTTAAGTCCCTTATCAAGCATGAATTAGTCGTCGAGCAGGGAAGGCCAAAAATATACTTTTTAACCGAGGAAGGCCAGCAGCTAGCTAAGACATTGAAGTTAGCCGATAAGATAGTTTTCGAGAACGAGAATGAAGGGGGCACTGAGGGCTTTGAGTGCAACAGAGTCGTTGACTCGGAGGTTACCGCTAATTTGCACCAGTTGCTCGGAATAGAAGGGAATACTACTGTCAGCAGGCCTGAAGATGCAAGTTCATCCCTTATAAACGTCACTTTCCAGGATCCCAATGCAACTCCAGTCAACAAACAGTCCAGGATTTCAAGATCGCGAACCTTGGCTATCTCGACGCCAGTTTCCAGAACAATCGCAGGAGTACGACGAGCATACTCGATAGAGAAGCCGCAAAATGGCGAGAGCaccttgaaaagaagatttgatggTATAAGCTACGAAGTATGGCATAAAGGGACTTACGAGGTTTACCCAATTATTGATCATCGGGAAGTGAAATCACATCAGAACAGAGACTTCTTTGCCAAGGCGCTCGAACTGAAAGGTATAAAATGTGAAATTAGACAATTGGCTTTAGGAGATATAGTATGGATTGCAAAAAATACGAAGACAGGCACTGAATGTATTTTAAACACAATCATCGAACGAAAGAGACTAGATGATCTTGCCATCAGTATCCGTGATAACAGGTTCATGGAACAAAAGAATCGTCTTGAGAAATCTGGGTGTAAGAATAAGTATTATCTAATCGAGGAGACTATGGCAAGGACGATGGAGGGCATGACTGAGGCTTTGAAAACGGCGCTATGGGTAATACTGGTTTATTATCGTTTCTCAATGATAAGAACGGTCAATGCAGATGAGACTGTAGAGAAATTGTATGCTCTCCATACAGTGATCAATAGAGAATACttagagaagaatttggtAGTAATTTATCCCAATGATTTACGAAATCAAGATgattttctcaaagttttgGAGAAGTTCCGTTTAGAATTCGAGAAGGATCATACAATTGAATGCTGCCATACCTATCCATGTTTTCAGGAAATCATGGGAAAGGGTGAGATGAGCACGGTTGGAGAGTTAACAATTCGTATTTTGATGTACATTAACGGAGTTTCGATAGAAAAGGCTGTTGCGATTCAATCGCGCTTCCCAACACTCAATCATATTTTAACCGCGTATAATGAATGCGAgacagaggaagaagccaAGCTGCTGATGTTCAGCAAATTAGGCGATGCGCCGGGAACTAAGAAGATTACTAAAGGTTTATCAGAGAAAATTGCCGACGTATTTAGCAAGTTCTAA
- the CIN10 gene encoding Cin10p (similar to Saccharomyces cerevisiae YDR387C; ancestral locus Anc_5.469), with protein MENGQCVRTPATSPTSEVDDVYSDLYSTLSQVTSSTVNDIDQLPYQLTFKSAVTYLGACLCGLLFGYDTGVISGVLLKIRPEDISREVITNFDKELITSVTCLGSFFGSILGFPLSDTYGRRKTLAFCSAIFIVGGIWMALSKSLSLLIMGRLVVGVAIGIAAQCVPVFLSEVSPASIRGTVLTLNSLAITGGQFLSYVAAYMLADLKHSWRYLFGISAIPAVIFLALMKFIPESPRWLISRSEFTKAHASLRVIYPAASSQQLGLKLRKLVQDICKLRKYEDIEEPLLLNRSKLFGPKSKAKTSKQSMDGNQNGTVTTEIPDSLPQDRHQKQVHKMEPRAKRALVIGCVLMFFQQASGFNAFMYYATILFEDLNVSNPLLPAMGIAFTNFLFTFVALGLVDIVGKRAMLLYTIWIMTLSLLLSTVSFDINDTRLILTSVLMFVASFASAMGNIPWSSVEFLPLNRRAFGASCISCTNWLTNTVVSMSFLSLVNHFGSKNIMLAFALFTALNWVFVYFWYPEVKGLTLEEIGKVFDHGIDVNYVYRNYH; from the coding sequence ATGGAGAATGGTCAGTGCGTAAGGACACCAGCGACATCGCCCACTTCAGAAGTGGATGATGTTTATTCAGATTTGTACTCGACATTATCGCAAGTAACTTCGTCCACTGTCAACGATATCGATCAATTGCCATACCAGCTCACGTTTAAGAGCGCAGTTACATATTTGGGAGCATGTTTGTGTGGTTTACTGTTTGGGTACGATACGGGAGTAATATCGGGAGTATTATTGAAGATTAGGCCAGAAGATATATCAAGAGAAGTGATTACGAATTTTGATAAGGAATTAATAACATCTGTAACATGTTTGGGGTCATTTTTTGGGTCTATCCTGGGTTTTCCGCTGTCTGATACGTATGGTAGGAGGAAAACGCTGGCATTCTGCAGTGCCATATTTATTGTGGGTGGTATCTGGATGGCACTatcaaagagtttaagTCTGCTTATTATGGGTAGACTTGTCGTAGGGGTGGCTATCGGTATTGCTGCTCAATGCGTTCCAGTCTTTCTGAGTGAAGTTTCTCCTGCGTCCATTAGAGGAACGGTTTTGACTCTTAACTCATTGGCAATAACAGGTGGTCAGTTCCTTTCATATGTGGCAGCATACATGCTTGCTGATTTAAAGCATTCCTGGAGATACTTATTCGGTATATCAGCAATTCCAGCGGTAATCTTCCTTgccttgatgaagtttatTCCAGAATCACCGAGATGGCTGATATCTAGGAGCGAGTTCACGAAGGCTCATGCGTCTTTGCGAGTTATATATCCTGCTGCAAGTTCGCAGCAATTGGGTCTTAAACTGCGGAAACTTGTTCAGGATATATGCAAACTACGAAAATATGAGGATATTGAGGAGCCTCTCTTGTTAAATCGCTCGAAGCTCTTTGGTCCAAAATCCAAAGCGAAAACTTCTAAACAATCTATGGATGGCAATCAAAACGGTACAGTTACGACAGAAATTCCCGATTCCTTGCCTCAGGACAGGCACCAGAAGCAAGTTCATAAGATGGAACCGAGGGCCAAGAGGGCCTTAGTTATTGGGTGCGTCCTGATGTTTTTCCAGCAGGCTTCTGGATTCAACGCCTTCATGTATTATGCCACCATACTCTTCGAAGATTTGAATGTGAGCAACCCTCTGCTTCCAGCTATGGGTATCGCATTTACGAATTTCCTATTTACTTTCGTGGCTCTTGGATTGGTCGATATCGTTGGCAAGAGAGCGATGTTGTTGTACACTATTTGGATAATGACATTAAGCCTTTTACTAAGCACGGTGAGTTTTGACATAAACGACACAAGACTGATACTCACGTCTGTCCTGATGTTCGTGGCTTCCTTCGCATCAGCAATGGGGAATATTCCATGGAGTAGCGTCGAATTTTTGCCTCTCAATAGAAGGGCGTTTGGAGCTTCATGCATTTCATGCACAAATTGGCTCACAAATACTGTCGTTTCAATGTCATTCTTATCTCTCGTCAATCATTTCGGGAGTAAAAACATCATGTTAGCATTCGCTCTTTTTACCGCTCTGAATTGGGTGTTTGTTTATTTTTGGTATCCCGAGGTCAAGGGCTTGACATTGGAAGAAATAGGCAAAGTGTTCGATCATGGCATCGATGTAAACTATGTCTATAGAAACTATCATTAG
- the UBA2 gene encoding E1 ubiquitin-activating protein UBA2 (similar to Saccharomyces cerevisiae UBA2 (YDR390C); ancestral locus Anc_5.472), with amino-acid sequence MTYLALNPSTRLLQMKLHNGIKSMKCAYIEALGSSSMARESNIVKIVGQENHKKLRSFKCLIVGAGGIGSELLKDCILMDFGEIHIVDLDTIDLSNLNRQFLFRQRDIKQPKSTTAVKAVQHFNNSKLIPYQGNVMDTTQFPLAWFGQFDIIFNGLDNLAARRYVNKMTQFLGKPLLESGTSGFDGYIQPIIPGQTECFDCTPKETPKTFPVCTIRSTPSQPVHCIVWAKNFLFNQLFNTDTPANENTNDWGTEDQAEIERIKQETNELHDLQKIILTNDDSRINDILVKLFIRDIEKLLQIENLWKTRTKPSPLDQTLIDKASKAELQNPSLSSLWDIQEQVTEFIRVTKVLMQRIHEGEKSLEFDKDDEDTLRFVSTAANIRSHIFNIPVKTGFDIKQIAGNIIPAIATTNAVIAGLSTLTALRVLNLLSYAPTKKATDLNMAFTAKASNLSMGRYISNPKLAPPNPACPVGGKVCRGVLKITEKGLNEINLSKLIDFIREKYEYPEETSIIDTSNQRLLADYDFDDLECKTLADCKLHAGSVVLFSDEEGVDGGSYRKAIELYIETVKGPLENEINLPDVVVPLVTVSEQAPATEEQEEPSQLKSETDKGIIDLGSEDETSTAGKKRPLVDIETNDAKRIKLDQDDNNDDLIELE; translated from the coding sequence ATGACCTACCTCGCTTTGAACCCTTCTACGCGGTTACTTCAAATGAAACTTCACAATGGCATCAAATCTATGAAATGTGCGTACATTGAAGCGTTAGGATCATCAAGCATGGCAAGAGAATCTAATATTGTTAAAATAGTTGGTCAGGAGAATCATAAAAAACTTAGGTCCTTCAAATGTCTTATCGTCGGTGCCGGTGGTATTGGGTCTGAGCTTCTGAAGGACTGTATTCTAATGGATTTTGGTGAGATTCATATCGTGGACTTGGACACAATCGATTTGTCAAACTTAAATAGACAGTTTCTCTTCAGACAACGTGATATAAAGCAACCCAAGTCTACCACGGCTGTCAAGGCGGTACAGCACTTCAACAACTCGAAGCTGATACCTTACCAAGGTAATGTTATGGACACGACGCAATTCCCATTAGCATGGTTTGGTCAATTCGATattattttcaatggtCTTGATAACCTTGCTGCTAGGCGTTACGTCAATAAGATGACCCAGTTCCTAGGGAAGCCGCTATTGGAGTCAGGAACGTCAGGGTTCGATGGCTACATTCAGCCTATTATTCCTGGACAAACCGAATGTTTCGATTGCACGCCGAAGGAGACTCCCAAAACTTTCCCAGTTTGCACAATTAGATCCACTCCATCACAACCGGTGCACTGTATCGTATGGGCTAAaaattttttgttcaatcAGTTATTTAATACAGATACGCCAGCAAATGAAAACACAAATGATTGGGGTACCGAAGATCAGGcagaaattgaacgaaTCAAGCAAGAGACTAATGAATTACacgatttgcaaaaaattaTCCTCACAAATGATGATTCACGTATCAACGACATCCTAGTCAAGCTCTTTATAAGGgatattgaaaagttgcTACAAATCGAGAATTTATGGAAGACAAGGACAAAACCATCTCCATTGGATCAGACCTTAATTGATAAGGCTTCCAAGGCAGAGCTTCAAAACCCAAGTTTGAGCTCACTTTGGGATATTCAAGAGCAGGTAACAGAATTCATTCGTGTTACGAAAGTACTGATGCAAAGGATTCACGAAGGTGAAAAGAGTCTAGAATTTGacaaggatgatgaagataccCTAAGATTCGTGTCCACCGCTGCAAATATTCGTTCACACATCTTCAATATCCCAGTTAAGACTGGTTTTGACATTAAGCAAATCGCAGGAAATATTATACCTGCTATTGCTACAACAAATGCTGTCATCGCAGGCTTATCGACATTGACTGCTCTACGTGTGTTAAACCTGCTGTCATATGCGCCAACGAAGAAAGCTACAGATCTCAATATGGCATTCACTGCAAAGGCAAGTAATCTCTCTATGGGCCGCTACatttcaaatccaaaattGGCACCACCAAATCCCGCATGTCCCGTCGGTGGTAAAGTCTGTCGTGGTGTGTTGAAGATTACGGAGAAAGGCCTAAATGAAATAAATCTTTCCAAACTGATTGATTTTATTCGCGAGAAGTACGAATATCCTGAGGAAACTTCAATTATAGATACCAGCAATCAGAGGTTGCTGGCTGATTACGATTTTGATGACCTTGAATGTAAGACTTTAGCGGATTGTAAACTACACGCTGGTTCAGTGGTATTGTtttcagatgaagaagggGTTGATGGAGGGTCCTACAGAAAAGCAATCGAGCTCTACATTGAGACAGTGAAGGGCCCGCTAGAGAATGAAATTAACTTACCAGATGTCGTAGTACCGTTGGTTACTGTTTCTGAGCAGGCGCCAGCcactgaagaacaagaagaaccGAGTCAGCTAAAAAGTGAGACTGACAAGGGTATCATAGATCTGGGttcagaagatgaaactTCAACTGCTGGTAAGAAAAGGCCCCTAGTTGACATAGAAACGAACGACGCCAAGAGGATTAAACTAGATCAAGACGATAATAATGATGACCTAATTGAATTGGAGTGA
- the TDEL0A03350 gene encoding Rho GTPase-activating protein (similar to Saccharomyces cerevisiae SAC7 (YDR389W) and BAG7 (YOR134W); ancestral locus Anc_5.471) yields the protein MTSGGSGMASPTKSPISLLWKQLNSNPKSMSTDSLSLPSPVSSNQNLNGETAGLRMPVLSSSENYEDSNLSAKQSSKVWSGSTPNSSEYKHFRDDFLANRHGFTGRVFGVSLSESLSVASAEVIVQSGLVSFGRIPIVVAKCGAYLKANGLETSGVFRIAGNSKRVKELQYIFSSPPDYGAKFNGWDAYTVHDVASLLRRFLNNLEEPLVPLDLYEAFRKPLQNRPRILRHMANQTTTGSNANKENTDVLKKPNAEADKDDRANDGDEEKEDDDPQLSEERKKKRQRHRKRLIRDIRAAIKEYEGLFVSISNDTKQLTIYLLDLMSLFARQSQFNLMTGRNLAAIFQPSILSHPQHDMDPREYELSRYVTEFLIEYSYKLLPHLLKLTKDEQQQQPQQEPQQQAQEQPQQQPQQPSQTNQLEAPKAHKLVVTNEKNESVTFATPDSISIPLKTENEASVAPSTTIFGSPSKNAPPRQPLKVPKQRRPHSKSIGSAPIPPDVIASNKRKSRLFPWSPKPGILSDNGGDFTATEEEGDEYYDEEHREAMHSPLSVNSNSVTRQQFLPIPPMNRSLSGNSTASSLTRRPMSAIFIGSRNSSIDAIDAAKGNDTGNDKKVLSDEGELEERGTRSRKRDSWFQRLRSRSRSNTRS from the coding sequence ATGACGAGCGGCGGGAGTGGGATGGCATCACCTACAAAATCACCTATATCATTGCTGTGGAAGCAACTGAACAGCAACCCGAAGAGCATGTCGACAGACTCTTTAAGCCTGCCTTCACCTGTATCGTCtaatcaaaatttgaacGGTGAAACGGCTGGTTTACGAATGCCCgtgctttcttcaagtgaGAACTATGAGGATTCTAATCTTTCAGCCAAACAGTCTTCGAAAGTTTGGTCTGGTTCAACTCCAAATTCAAGCGAATACAAGCATTTCCGGGATGATTTCTTGGCGAATCGTCATGGCTTCACGGGTAGAGTATTCGGTGTCTCTTTATCAGAATCACTAAGCGTTGCTAGTGCAGAGGTTATAGTACAAAGTGGACTGGTCAGTTTTGGTAGAATACCCATTGTTGTGGCTAAGTGCGGTGCGTATCTAAAAGCTAACGGATTAGAAACTTCGGGAGTTTTTCGCATAGCTGGGAATAGTAAACGTGTCAAGGAATTGCAGTATATCTTCTCTTCTCCGCCAGATTATGGTGCGAAATTCAATGGCTGGGACGCCTACACTGTTCATGACGTTGCTTCCCTACTCAGAAGATTCCTAAATAACCTTGAGGAACCACTAGTCCCATTGGATCTTTACGAAGCTTTTAGAAAACCACTGCAGAATAGACCAAGGATATTAAGACATATGGCTAATCAAACAACTACGGGCTCTAATGCAAATAAAGAGAATACTGATGTTTTGAAAAAGCCAAATGCTGAGGCAGACAAGGACGATAGAGCTAATGATggcgatgaagaaaaagaggaTGACGATCCTCAACTTTCAGAggaaaggaagaagaagcgaCAGCGACATAGGAAGCGGCTGATTCGAGATATTCGAGCGGCCATAAAAGAATACGAAGGACTTTTCGTCTCTATTTCAAACGACACAAAGCAATTGACTATTTATCTATTGGATTTGATGAGTCTATTCGCAAGACAATCACAGTTCAACCTCATGACCGGCAGGAACTTGGCAGCGATTTTTCaaccttcaattctttcacaTCCACAGCATGACATGGACCCAAGGGAGTACGAATTATCAAGATATGTGACCGAGTTCCTGATAGAATATTCCTACAAGTTACTACCACACCTATTGAAGCTCACtaaagatgaacaacaacagcaaccaCAACAGGAACCACAACAGCAAGCACAAGAACAACCTCAACAGCAACCGCAACAACCTTCACAGACCAATCAGCTCGAAGCTCCGAAGGCTCACAAACTAGTAGTTACaaatgaaaagaatgaaagtGTCACATTTGCTACTCCTGATTCGATAAGTATCCCACTTAAGACTGAAAATGAAGCATCTGTTGCGCCTTCCACCACAATTTTTGGATCCCCTAGCAAGAACGCTCCCCCAAGACAACCACTTAAGGTTCCAAAACAACGAAGACCTCATTCTAAATCCATTGGTTCTGCTCCCATTCCACCAGATGTTATCGCTAGCAATAAGAGAAAGTCAAGACTTTTCCCCTGGTCACCTAAACCTGGTATATTGAGTGACAACGGAGGCGATTTCACTGccactgaagaagaaggagatgAATATTATGACGAAGAGCATCGTGAAGCGATGCACTCCCCGTTAAGCGTGAATTCCAATTCAGTCACAAGGCAGCAGTTTCTACCGATACCGCCTATGAATCGGAGTTTAAGTGGCAATAGCACAGCTTCATCTCTCACAAGACGTCCAATGTCCGCTATTTTCATTGGGAGTAGAAACAGTTCAATTGACGCAATTGACGCTGCTAAAGGAAACGATACGGGAAATGACAAGAAGGTTTTATCCGATGAAGgagaattggaagaacGCGGCACTAGATCACGCAAGAGAGATTCATGGTTTCAAAGATTACGGAGTAGGTCAAGGTCAAACACTAGATCGTAA